The following are from one region of the Paenibacillus bovis genome:
- a CDS encoding alpha-ketoacid dehydrogenase subunit beta: MAQMNMKEAIRDAIRVEMKNDPNVLIFGEDVGKVGGVFRATEGLQAEFGEERVFDTPLAESAIGGLAFGLGIQGFRPIAEIQFVGFIFEALDQMAIQAARLRYRSGGRYNAPIVFRTPYGGGVKAAELHTDDLSGLLAQTPGIKVVIPSNPYDAKGLMVAAIRENDPVFFMEHLNLYHAFRAEVPEEAYTVEIGKANVVREGSDVTIIGYGMTVHTATKAADQLAEQGINAEIIDLRTLSPIDIDTIVTSVKKTNRVVMVQEAQKSAGVAAEVIAQINEKAILHLEAPVLRVCPPDTIYPFAQIEDAWLPTPQRVIDAVNKVMNF; this comes from the coding sequence ATGGCACAAATGAATATGAAAGAAGCGATTCGCGACGCAATCCGCGTTGAGATGAAAAATGACCCTAACGTGCTCATTTTTGGTGAAGACGTAGGTAAAGTTGGCGGTGTATTCCGTGCAACAGAAGGTCTGCAAGCAGAATTTGGCGAGGAACGTGTATTCGATACACCACTGGCCGAGTCCGCAATCGGTGGTCTGGCATTTGGTCTGGGTATCCAGGGCTTCCGTCCAATCGCTGAAATCCAGTTCGTAGGTTTTATCTTTGAAGCATTGGATCAAATGGCGATTCAGGCAGCACGTCTGCGTTACCGCTCCGGCGGTCGCTACAATGCACCAATCGTATTCCGTACACCTTATGGTGGCGGTGTTAAAGCGGCTGAGCTGCACACAGACGACCTGTCCGGTCTGCTGGCTCAAACACCGGGTATCAAAGTGGTTATCCCTTCGAACCCATACGATGCAAAAGGCCTGATGGTCGCTGCTATTCGTGAAAATGATCCAGTATTCTTCATGGAGCATCTTAACCTGTACCATGCATTCCGTGCAGAAGTACCGGAAGAAGCTTACACTGTAGAAATTGGTAAAGCGAATGTAGTACGTGAAGGTTCCGATGTGACTATTATCGGTTACGGTATGACTGTTCATACAGCTACCAAAGCTGCTGATCAGCTGGCTGAGCAAGGAATCAATGCCGAAATCATTGACCTGCGCACACTGAGCCCGATCGATATCGATACAATCGTAACTTCCGTTAAGAAAACCAACCGTGTTGTTATGGTTCAGGAAGCTCAAAAGAGCGCTGGTGTAGCTGCAGAAGTGATCGCTCAGATCAACGAAAAAGCGATTCTGCATCTGGAAGCTCCAGTACTGCGCGTATGCCCGCCGGATACAATTTATCCGTTCGCTCAAATCGAGGATGCGTGGCTGCCAACACCACAACGCGTTATCGATGCGGTTAACAAAGTAATGAACTTCTAA
- a CDS encoding dihydrolipoamide acetyltransferase family protein: protein MARFVYKFPELGEGLHEGEIIKMHIKPGDKVTDDSIIMEVQNDKAVVEVPCPVDGTVVEVLTKDGQVCHVGETVAIIEAEGDLPDQDEEPAEESAPEQKSGQETDAVKGNVDTNSSPAATSPADAKDGQATNASTPAAPNKDVLATPSVRKFAREQGVDLAQVTGSGSNGKITREDVESFKQGGGQASGTTQAAAADEKAAAPVASAAAPTASAASAGGDEERVPFKGIRKVIANAMVKSAYTAPHVTIMDEVDVTELVAFRTRMKPLAEKRGTKVTYLPFIVKALVSAARQFPALNASIDEKTEEIVYKKHYDIGIATDTPNGLIVPVVKDADRKSIFMIADTINDLAVRGRDGKLAANEMRGSTISISNIGSAGGMFFTPIINFPEVAILGTGRISEKAVIKNGEVVAAPVMALSLSFDHRIIDGATAQHFMNHIKSLLGNPELLTMEV, encoded by the coding sequence GTGGCAAGATTCGTATATAAATTTCCAGAGCTTGGTGAAGGTTTGCACGAAGGCGAAATCATCAAGATGCATATTAAACCAGGTGACAAAGTAACAGACGACAGCATTATCATGGAAGTACAAAATGATAAAGCGGTAGTTGAAGTACCTTGTCCGGTTGACGGAACAGTAGTAGAAGTACTGACTAAAGACGGTCAGGTTTGCCACGTAGGCGAAACAGTAGCAATCATCGAAGCAGAAGGCGACCTGCCGGATCAAGATGAAGAGCCAGCTGAAGAATCTGCTCCTGAGCAAAAGAGCGGTCAGGAAACTGACGCTGTTAAAGGAAACGTAGATACTAACTCTTCTCCTGCAGCTACAAGCCCAGCTGATGCAAAAGATGGTCAAGCGACTAATGCTTCTACACCAGCAGCACCTAACAAAGATGTACTGGCAACTCCAAGCGTACGTAAATTTGCTCGTGAGCAAGGTGTAGATCTGGCTCAAGTTACCGGTTCCGGCAGCAACGGCAAAATTACTCGCGAAGATGTTGAATCCTTCAAACAAGGTGGAGGCCAAGCTTCCGGTACAACTCAAGCGGCAGCAGCTGACGAAAAAGCAGCAGCACCAGTTGCATCTGCAGCAGCACCAACAGCTTCCGCAGCATCTGCTGGCGGCGACGAAGAGCGCGTACCATTCAAAGGTATCCGTAAAGTTATCGCTAATGCTATGGTTAAATCCGCATACACTGCTCCACACGTAACGATCATGGATGAAGTTGACGTTACTGAGCTGGTAGCTTTCCGTACTCGTATGAAACCACTGGCTGAAAAACGCGGTACTAAAGTAACTTATCTGCCATTCATCGTAAAAGCACTGGTGTCCGCGGCTCGTCAATTCCCGGCTCTGAACGCTTCTATCGACGAAAAAACAGAAGAAATTGTATACAAAAAACACTATGACATCGGTATTGCTACAGACACACCTAACGGTCTGATCGTACCAGTTGTTAAAGACGCTGATCGTAAGAGCATCTTCATGATCGCTGATACTATCAACGATCTGGCTGTTCGTGGTCGCGACGGCAAACTGGCAGCAAACGAGATGAGAGGCAGCACAATCTCGATCTCCAATATCGGTTCTGCAGGCGGTATGTTCTTTACTCCAATCATCAACTTCCCTGAAGTTGCGATCCTGGGTACTGGACGTATCAGCGAAAAAGCGGTAATCAAAAATGGCGAAGTGGTAGCAGCACCAGTAATGGCACTGTCCCTGAGCTTTGACCACCGTATCATCGACGGCGCTACAGCACAACACTTTATGAACCATATCAAATCACTGCTTGGTAACCCTGAGCTGTTAACTATGGAGGTGTAA
- a CDS encoding serine/threonine protein kinase, whose protein sequence is MIHPTRLYQGMVLAERYCIEEKLGSGGMSHVYLAHDLRLPGKKWAVKESVAQPSQYREVAAEAKMLTSLSHPFLPRIVDFITDDPDGYTYMVMDYIEGETLEQKFKRQPAEVDAAFIMRCANQLCNVLEYLHQHEPPIVFRDMKPSNVMITPEMDIRLIDFGIARTFKPQESQDTVKLGTIGFAAPEQYGSGQTDHRSDLYGLGALILYLSTGGHYSEWMLGMEKFIRNDIPRAMIPIIRKLLHHQPAERYQSASDTRQALGQVINDYYNRTHRGSGNLVGGWNKITQVIAVMGATSGTGTTHTAVAIAHHLARSQQKVALVEMNDHPGAFARIQQVAVNGMAEQQMLLEERKFTLEGVDYWRESARAEVVGLLGGSYRFIILDLGRYQQNARLEEFLRADIPIVVGSGAEWRYQDVLKMAADLHRYPRDKWHYYLPLAPADAVSRLQHELHTEQIYSIPWHPDPFDHQPATASILKKIFGEDRPSAVRKRKLWFNLR, encoded by the coding sequence ATGATTCATCCAACCCGGCTGTATCAGGGAATGGTACTGGCGGAGCGTTATTGTATCGAGGAGAAACTGGGAAGTGGAGGCATGAGTCATGTGTACCTGGCGCATGACCTGAGATTGCCCGGCAAGAAATGGGCAGTCAAGGAAAGTGTAGCCCAGCCATCTCAATATAGGGAAGTAGCAGCAGAAGCCAAAATGCTTACTTCGCTGAGCCATCCATTTTTACCGAGAATTGTGGATTTTATTACAGATGATCCTGATGGCTATACCTATATGGTCATGGATTATATTGAAGGAGAAACACTGGAACAAAAGTTCAAAAGACAACCTGCAGAGGTAGATGCGGCATTTATTATGCGCTGTGCCAATCAACTCTGCAATGTGCTGGAGTATCTGCATCAGCATGAACCTCCAATCGTATTTCGCGACATGAAACCATCCAATGTAATGATTACTCCGGAAATGGATATACGACTTATCGACTTCGGAATTGCCCGGACCTTCAAACCGCAGGAAAGTCAGGATACCGTAAAGCTGGGTACTATCGGCTTTGCGGCACCCGAGCAGTATGGAAGCGGGCAAACCGATCATCGTTCTGATCTGTATGGATTGGGAGCGCTTATCCTGTATTTGTCGACAGGAGGGCATTATAGCGAATGGATGCTCGGTATGGAGAAGTTTATCAGAAATGATATACCCCGGGCCATGATCCCTATTATCCGCAAGCTGCTGCATCATCAACCCGCAGAAAGATACCAGTCTGCTTCGGATACCAGGCAGGCACTGGGACAGGTCATAAATGACTATTACAATCGAACCCATAGAGGATCTGGTAACCTGGTCGGTGGATGGAACAAGATCACACAGGTGATCGCAGTAATGGGAGCTACATCAGGTACGGGAACTACCCATACGGCGGTAGCGATTGCCCATCATCTGGCGAGGAGTCAGCAAAAGGTCGCTCTTGTGGAAATGAATGATCATCCCGGAGCATTTGCCCGTATACAGCAGGTAGCCGTAAATGGTATGGCCGAACAGCAGATGCTGCTGGAGGAACGGAAGTTTACGCTGGAAGGAGTCGATTACTGGCGTGAATCTGCTCGCGCAGAAGTAGTCGGTTTGCTTGGCGGTAGCTACCGGTTTATTATTCTCGACCTGGGACGTTATCAGCAAAATGCCAGACTGGAAGAATTTCTGCGTGCAGATATCCCTATTGTAGTTGGATCAGGAGCCGAATGGCGTTACCAGGACGTGCTCAAAATGGCTGCTGATCTGCATCGATACCCGCGGGACAAATGGCATTATTATCTTCCTCTGGCTCCCGCAGATGCTGTATCACGATTACAGCATGAGCTGCATACGGAACAGATATACAGTATTCCATGGCATCCCGATCCATTTGATCATCAGCCTGCTACAGCCTCTATACTGAAAAAAATATTTGGTGAAGACCGTCCCTCTGCAGTAAGGAAACGCAAATTATGGTTTAATCTGCGCTAA
- the pdhA gene encoding pyruvate dehydrogenase (acetyl-transferring) E1 component subunit alpha, which translates to MSKVPYEVYTEEVEALSVLSPEGKIVNPDKVPDLTDDQLKEIMYRMVFTRTWDDRAVNLGRQGRLGFYAPVSGQEATMVGSVYALDKEDFVCPGYRDMPQLVWHGLPLYQAFLYSRGHQEGGRIPEGVNVLMPQIIIGAQILHAMGLAMGYKLKKQKQVVIAYTGDGGSSEGDFYEGMNFAGAYKLPVIFFVQNNGYAITTPFAKQTAALSIAHKAVSAGIKGVQIDGMDVFAVITAVREAAERARNGEGATLIEALTYRFRPHSMSDDTSKYRTKDEEGIWSEKDPIARLAKYLAEKGLWSDEDTERVREEAKAKVNEEIKKAEKTEKMTVTGLIDSMFETTPHDLEEQKADFQ; encoded by the coding sequence ATGAGCAAGGTTCCATATGAAGTTTACACGGAAGAAGTGGAAGCACTTTCCGTTCTCTCCCCAGAAGGTAAAATTGTCAACCCTGACAAAGTACCTGATCTGACTGATGATCAATTGAAAGAAATTATGTACCGTATGGTATTTACACGTACTTGGGATGACCGTGCTGTTAACCTGGGCCGTCAAGGACGCCTTGGTTTCTATGCTCCGGTTTCCGGACAGGAAGCAACTATGGTTGGTAGCGTATACGCACTGGACAAAGAAGATTTCGTATGTCCTGGTTACCGTGACATGCCTCAGCTGGTATGGCATGGTCTGCCACTGTATCAAGCATTCCTGTATTCCCGTGGACATCAAGAAGGCGGACGCATCCCTGAGGGTGTTAACGTTCTGATGCCACAGATCATTATCGGTGCACAAATCCTGCACGCGATGGGTCTGGCAATGGGATACAAACTGAAAAAACAAAAACAGGTTGTTATCGCCTACACAGGTGATGGCGGTTCTTCCGAAGGTGACTTCTATGAAGGCATGAACTTCGCAGGCGCTTACAAACTGCCTGTTATCTTCTTTGTACAAAACAATGGTTATGCCATCACAACTCCATTTGCAAAACAAACAGCTGCACTGTCTATCGCTCACAAAGCAGTTTCCGCTGGTATCAAAGGTGTGCAAATCGATGGTATGGACGTATTTGCTGTTATCACAGCTGTTCGTGAAGCTGCTGAGCGCGCTCGCAATGGCGAAGGTGCTACACTGATCGAAGCTCTGACTTACCGTTTCCGTCCGCACTCCATGTCAGATGATACAAGCAAATACCGTACCAAAGATGAAGAAGGTATCTGGAGCGAGAAAGATCCTATTGCTCGTCTTGCAAAATACCTGGCTGAAAAAGGTCTGTGGTCTGACGAAGATACAGAGCGTGTAAGAGAAGAAGCCAAAGCAAAAGTAAACGAAGAGATCAAAAAAGCCGAGAAAACAGAGAAAATGACTGTAACTGGCCTGATCGACAGCATGTTCGAAACAACACCTCACGATCTGGAAGAGCAAAAAGCGGATTTCCAATAA
- a CDS encoding thiamine phosphate synthase, with protein MELHVVSTGNQTAEKILSVSRQIYSQVTAIHIREKQWSDKQVYELVQAMLNAGIPAAAIRLNSRIQLAAELKLGGAHLTELQSFVRSLPEKHEVNVNALSGNDQTGASTSRQRRQYHAPAADSESVLDFWQKESFRLGRSVHTAAQAIQAEREGIDYVFYGHIYETASKPGVPARGVEQLRQICAVVDIPVIAIGGIQPHHAEELISTGAAGIAVMSGIFAAKNPLEQASAYAAALSAAAARIGKIESGRQETV; from the coding sequence ATGGAGCTGCATGTGGTGAGTACAGGCAATCAGACAGCAGAGAAAATACTTTCAGTTAGCAGGCAGATTTACTCCCAGGTAACAGCGATCCATATCCGGGAAAAGCAGTGGTCGGATAAACAGGTATATGAACTGGTACAAGCCATGTTAAACGCAGGGATACCTGCTGCTGCTATTCGGCTAAATAGCAGGATACAGCTTGCTGCGGAGCTGAAGCTGGGAGGTGCTCATTTAACCGAGCTGCAAAGTTTTGTCCGATCTCTGCCAGAGAAACACGAGGTAAATGTAAATGCACTATCCGGTAATGATCAGACCGGGGCAAGTACCAGCAGACAGAGGAGACAGTATCATGCACCAGCAGCAGATTCAGAGTCTGTATTGGATTTTTGGCAAAAAGAATCTTTTCGGCTGGGGAGATCAGTACACACTGCTGCACAAGCGATTCAGGCAGAACGGGAAGGAATAGATTATGTTTTTTATGGACATATCTATGAGACAGCCTCCAAGCCAGGAGTTCCTGCCCGGGGAGTAGAGCAGCTGCGCCAAATATGTGCTGTCGTAGATATACCTGTTATTGCGATCGGAGGGATACAGCCTCATCATGCAGAGGAACTGATAAGTACGGGAGCAGCCGGTATAGCTGTAATGTCCGGAATCTTTGCTGCAAAGAATCCATTGGAACAGGCTTCAGCTTATGCAGCAGCGTTATCTGCTGCAGCTGCTCGTATCGGCAAGATCGAATCAGGAAGGCAGGAAACGGTATGA
- a CDS encoding alpha/beta hydrolase, which yields MTDSRYLKRTILKEEIQSRHLGESRTLRIYLPPGYNELLSYPVVYCQDGEEFFNFGRIATFANELILDDNIEPFIIVGVEVNTKIRTQEYAPFGSRFAAYTACFAEEIIPYVEQKYPVRRTRDQRILAGDSLGGSVSMHIALLYPEMFSRIISLSGAYYEESRTIIAAEKDLSALDVFMIVGLQERDFQSDTGVYDFVELNRATRDLLLERGATVRYAEKDGKHLWGFWQKELPDALKYFLQ from the coding sequence ATGACAGATTCCCGTTACCTGAAAAGAACGATCCTGAAAGAGGAAATACAAAGTCGCCATCTTGGCGAATCCCGCACTTTGCGCATCTATCTGCCGCCCGGTTATAATGAACTGCTCAGCTACCCTGTTGTATATTGTCAGGATGGCGAAGAGTTTTTCAATTTTGGCCGAATCGCTACATTTGCCAACGAACTTATACTCGATGACAATATCGAGCCTTTCATTATAGTAGGCGTAGAAGTCAATACCAAAATACGTACACAGGAATATGCTCCTTTTGGCAGTCGTTTTGCAGCGTATACAGCTTGTTTTGCCGAAGAAATTATTCCTTATGTGGAACAGAAGTACCCTGTACGACGTACCCGGGATCAGCGTATTCTGGCCGGCGATTCTCTCGGAGGCAGCGTCTCCATGCATATCGCCCTGCTCTATCCGGAGATGTTCAGCCGGATTATAAGTCTATCGGGTGCCTATTATGAAGAAAGCCGGACAATCATTGCTGCCGAGAAGGATCTGTCGGCACTCGACGTATTTATGATCGTCGGTCTTCAGGAAAGAGATTTCCAGAGCGACACCGGTGTATATGACTTTGTCGAGCTAAACCGTGCAACACGCGATTTGCTGCTTGAACGCGGCGCTACCGTCCGTTATGCTGAAAAAGACGGAAAACACTTGTGGGGATTCTGGCAAAAGGAACTTCCGGATGCGCTTAAATATTTCCTTCAGTAA
- a CDS encoding MoeB/ThiF family adenylyltransferase, giving the protein MQHLSDVNQQVDPHRRYSRQELFTPLGKIGQNQLSQAAVLIIGAGALGSSSAETLVRAGVGKVIIADRDYVEWSNLQRQQLFTEEDAAKRMPKAIAARDRLMQINSSVQIEAHIADVTADELGELAKGVDLIMDATDNFETRLMINDMSQKYNIPWIYGGCVGSYGITFTILPGITPCLQCLMESAPLGGDTCDTSGIIPPAVQMVVAHQTTEAIKLLSGNQEQLRGTLLSFDLWKNEQVSIKMSAARKPDCPSCGAHPTYPHLSHEGQSKSEVLCGRDTVQIRPAHRQKLNLQQTAERLQKLDHYEVSVNPFLLSMTMEQGRRMVVFQDGRVMVHGTKDIAEARSLYHRYFG; this is encoded by the coding sequence GTGCAGCATTTATCTGATGTCAATCAACAGGTCGATCCGCATCGTCGCTACTCCAGACAGGAACTGTTTACTCCACTTGGCAAAATAGGTCAGAATCAGCTATCTCAGGCGGCTGTTCTGATTATAGGTGCCGGAGCACTCGGTTCCAGTTCGGCAGAGACGCTAGTGCGAGCTGGTGTTGGCAAAGTCATTATTGCCGATCGGGACTATGTAGAATGGAGCAATTTGCAGCGGCAGCAACTGTTCACAGAAGAAGATGCAGCCAAACGGATGCCAAAAGCCATCGCTGCACGTGATCGGCTAATGCAGATCAATTCCTCTGTCCAAATTGAAGCACATATCGCGGATGTAACAGCAGACGAACTGGGGGAGCTGGCCAAAGGCGTGGACCTGATTATGGATGCTACAGATAATTTCGAGACACGGCTTATGATCAATGATATGTCGCAAAAGTACAATATTCCCTGGATCTACGGTGGATGCGTAGGAAGTTACGGGATTACTTTTACGATTCTGCCGGGTATTACGCCATGTCTGCAGTGTCTGATGGAATCTGCGCCGCTTGGAGGAGATACCTGTGATACATCCGGTATCATTCCACCTGCTGTGCAGATGGTTGTAGCGCATCAGACAACCGAAGCGATCAAGCTGCTCAGCGGTAACCAGGAGCAGCTGCGCGGTACATTATTATCTTTTGATTTGTGGAAAAATGAACAGGTCTCTATCAAAATGAGTGCGGCCCGCAAGCCGGATTGCCCATCCTGTGGAGCTCATCCTACCTATCCGCATCTTAGTCACGAAGGACAGAGCAAATCCGAAGTATTATGCGGCAGAGATACGGTACAGATTCGGCCGGCACATCGTCAAAAGCTGAATCTGCAGCAGACAGCGGAGCGCCTGCAAAAGCTGGATCACTATGAAGTCAGCGTTAATCCATTTTTGTTATCGATGACTATGGAGCAGGGACGACGGATGGTAGTATTTCAGGATGGACGAGTAATGGTACATGGCACCAAAGATATTGCGGAAGCCCGCAGCCTGTATCATCGATATTTCGGATAA
- the thiO gene encoding glycine oxidase ThiO — translation MRSNGHYDAIVVGAGVIGASIAYELSLKGMKVALIEKNQPASGSSGAAGGMLAAESEHFESKDLRKWALYSRSLYNQLTEQLYELTGIHCGLRSEGFLLPIDEQDLKQSHTIHSLHTPNRNNNGNEEHLSNTSPLEWWNRQRLALEEPYIHAEQGMLYNPAEQQLIPALLNEALVMAAIRLGAVLYRQTEVTRLLREHGNHGRVTGVVTEQGIMYGERVILSSGIGSGRLLETEGYRLPFLPVKGELLEIRTPSCWLNHTIYGNQIYIIPKQGNRIWIGATSKPGRTDTIVEAGAVPELLFKARQYIPAITNGELVRCWAGVRPGTPDELPYLGRLEPIPGVWMACGHYRNGILLAAGTGRIMADAVAADQSNMIPTSFSPERALQPLSGLQEKEGGTPVWN, via the coding sequence ATGAGAAGTAATGGTCATTACGATGCAATTGTAGTTGGAGCGGGTGTAATCGGTGCCTCGATCGCTTATGAATTATCGTTAAAAGGCATGAAAGTTGCCCTGATCGAGAAAAATCAGCCAGCTTCCGGTTCGTCCGGAGCGGCTGGAGGTATGCTGGCAGCAGAATCAGAGCATTTTGAAAGTAAAGATCTTCGCAAATGGGCATTGTACAGCCGCTCGCTCTATAACCAGCTCACAGAGCAGCTGTACGAACTAACCGGCATACACTGTGGACTTCGCAGTGAAGGATTTCTGTTACCGATCGATGAGCAGGATCTGAAGCAAAGCCATACTATTCATTCATTGCATACACCGAATCGAAACAATAATGGGAATGAAGAGCATTTGTCCAATACTTCACCACTGGAATGGTGGAACAGACAACGTCTGGCTCTGGAAGAGCCTTATATCCATGCGGAGCAAGGTATGCTCTACAATCCGGCAGAGCAGCAGCTTATCCCTGCATTGCTAAATGAAGCGTTGGTTATGGCTGCTATACGTCTGGGTGCAGTCCTATACCGACAGACCGAGGTGACGCGGTTGCTGCGCGAACACGGTAATCATGGCCGGGTTACAGGTGTAGTGACAGAGCAAGGGATAATGTATGGAGAACGCGTCATTCTGAGTTCCGGAATTGGAAGTGGCAGACTTCTTGAGACCGAAGGGTACCGACTTCCTTTTTTGCCAGTCAAAGGCGAACTGCTGGAAATTCGTACACCATCCTGCTGGCTGAATCATACCATTTATGGCAATCAGATTTATATTATTCCAAAGCAGGGCAATCGTATCTGGATAGGAGCAACCAGCAAGCCTGGCCGAACCGATACCATAGTAGAAGCAGGTGCAGTCCCCGAACTGCTTTTCAAGGCAAGGCAGTATATTCCGGCTATTACCAATGGGGAGCTGGTACGATGCTGGGCGGGCGTACGTCCGGGTACACCCGACGAGCTTCCCTACCTCGGACGACTCGAACCGATACCCGGTGTATGGATGGCTTGTGGACATTATCGCAACGGGATTCTGCTGGCAGCCGGCACCGGACGAATCATGGCTGATGCTGTAGCTGCGGACCAATCCAATATGATTCCGACAAGCTTTTCTCCAGAGCGGGCACTTCAGCCGCTATCTGGACTGCAGGAAAAAGAAGGAGGGACACCGGTATGGAATTGA
- the thiS gene encoding sulfur carrier protein ThiS — MELTINGTSRTVSPDVQTIEQLLESLQLAGKRVIVEWNERILQKEEHGTTVIGNGDTLEIVHFVGGG; from the coding sequence ATGGAATTGACGATCAATGGAACCAGCCGTACAGTATCACCGGATGTTCAGACCATAGAACAGCTGCTTGAATCGCTACAGCTCGCCGGAAAGCGGGTTATTGTCGAATGGAATGAACGCATTTTGCAAAAAGAAGAGCATGGTACGACGGTAATTGGCAATGGAGATACACTGGAGATTGTACATTTTGTAGGAGGTGGTTGA
- a CDS encoding thiazole synthase: MLTIGQHSFKSRLLLGTGKFSDLQIQTQAVEASGTEVLTFAVRRLNLDQPDEPNFLEHLDLTQYTLLPNTAGARTAEEAVRIARLARASGLCDMIKVEVIGDDQLILPDPLETVKACEILLAEGFTVLPYISDDYMLAKRLQQIGVHAVMPGASPIGSGRGILNPAMLEWIIADARVPVIVDAGIRSPKDAAYAMELGADAVLLNSAVSGADDPVKMALAMKLAVESGRLGKEAGMIPLRNYAVASSPSEGMITT; encoded by the coding sequence TTGTTAACTATAGGACAACATTCATTCAAATCAAGATTGCTGCTGGGAACAGGGAAATTCAGTGATTTACAAATACAGACACAGGCAGTGGAGGCTTCGGGAACAGAGGTGCTGACTTTTGCGGTACGAAGACTGAATCTGGATCAGCCGGATGAACCCAATTTTCTGGAACATCTGGATCTGACCCAGTATACATTGCTCCCTAATACGGCTGGTGCACGGACAGCGGAAGAGGCGGTACGTATCGCCAGACTCGCCAGAGCATCGGGATTATGTGATATGATAAAGGTCGAAGTGATCGGAGATGACCAGCTGATTTTGCCGGATCCGCTGGAAACAGTAAAAGCCTGTGAGATTCTGCTGGCAGAAGGCTTTACAGTACTGCCTTATATCTCCGACGATTATATGCTGGCCAAGCGGCTGCAGCAAATAGGCGTTCATGCCGTTATGCCGGGAGCTTCTCCTATAGGTTCCGGACGCGGCATTCTTAATCCTGCGATGCTGGAATGGATTATCGCTGATGCCCGTGTACCTGTTATCGTCGATGCCGGAATTCGCTCTCCGAAAGATGCCGCATATGCGATGGAACTCGGAGCAGATGCAGTTCTCCTCAACAGTGCTGTATCCGGAGCAGATGATCCGGTCAAGATGGCACTGGCAATGAAGCTGGCTGTAGAATCCGGACGACTGGGAAAGGAAGCGGGGATGATTCCGCTGCGCAATTATGCTGTAGCAAGCAGCCCTTCAGAAGGGATGATTACGACTTGA
- a CDS encoding thiamine diphosphokinase, translating to MAAKRALIFSGGLLHPDFLNEIREDDLIIGADRGALFLIEHGIRPHLAIGDFDSLTDHMTELRRIEENSDEMIVFDPVDKDLSDTEAAFEAAMERHMDDILIFGAVGTRFDHTLANVQLLVRALQHQVRCAIQDMNNYISLTSTTSVISNMGYPYVSLLPVTSEVTGIHLKGFQYPLENATLRMGQSRGVSNHLAEEQGTVSIEGGLLLIIQSRD from the coding sequence ATGGCTGCAAAACGCGCTCTTATCTTCTCAGGCGGTCTGTTACATCCTGATTTTTTAAATGAGATTCGCGAGGATGATCTGATTATTGGTGCGGATCGTGGTGCATTGTTTTTGATCGAACATGGTATTCGTCCACATCTGGCTATCGGTGACTTTGATTCGTTAACCGATCATATGACCGAACTGCGGAGGATTGAAGAAAATTCTGATGAAATGATTGTGTTTGATCCGGTGGACAAGGATCTGTCCGATACGGAAGCGGCTTTTGAAGCAGCGATGGAACGACATATGGATGATATTCTTATTTTTGGCGCGGTAGGTACGCGATTTGATCATACGCTGGCGAATGTACAGCTGCTGGTACGTGCATTGCAGCATCAGGTACGTTGTGCAATCCAGGATATGAACAATTACATATCGCTGACTTCCACTACCTCCGTTATTTCCAATATGGGTTATCCTTATGTATCCTTGCTGCCTGTGACCTCGGAAGTAACAGGCATTCATCTCAAAGGTTTTCAATATCCTCTGGAAAATGCTACCCTTCGGATGGGACAGTCACGCGGTGTGAGCAATCATCTGGCTGAGGAGCAGGGTACGGTCAGTATCGAAGGCGGATTATTGCTTATTATCCAGAGCCGCGATTAA